The following nucleotide sequence is from Echeneis naucrates chromosome 5, fEcheNa1.1, whole genome shotgun sequence.
tcagaaaaacagcacacacaaagcaaacaacTAAATCTTTTCTTACTTCAGCTGTACATTTCTAGTCTAGTAGGATCTCGGCGGTTACAATGTGAgaagtgtttgtatgtgtacTAGCCTTTTCCTGCGCCTGAGTGGCTGTGGGCTCCGGTGCCTGTAGATCTGCAGGCTGAGATGATCCAGAATCAATGTCACTGTCAATCACGAGCTCCTGGGTGGAGTCAGGCACTAAGCTTGGGGAGGAGCTGGCCGATGTCAGGTCTGTTAGGCTGAATGTTGGTTCTGATGGGCGGATGTGTTCAAATGAGTAGACAGACTGGGGCGGCAGGGAGTGTGTGCTGATGTCTTCAGCCCTTGAAGGTGGAGCTTGCAGAGGTTCTGAGTTGTTGGACATCAGAGTCGGCTCTATGGCAACCTGAGGAGGCAGTGCTGGTGCTGGCTTTGGAGGGGTGTTTCCAAACTTGATGACGGATGGCAAAGCAGTCGGCTGTTGTGACTGAGGCAGTGCTTCTTGGCTTTGAGGTGTGGCATTGGAGCCCCTCTTGTCAGCCATCTTTTCTGCTGGGTTCTCTATTTTGATGGATTTGAAGAGCTGGCGTCCATTTTGCAGTGAGTTGAGTGTGAAGGAGGTGTACAAGCCAGAGTGGATGTAGTCATTACGGCTTGACTGCTTGGTGCTTGAACCCAGAGCTGCGGTGTTACCTCCTACCTTGGCTCTGTCACCAGACTCACCCTCTTGTACGGTGCTGTCCCTTCTTGTTAGGAGAGGAATGCCTCCACCCACATCCCCGCCTTCTGTCCGGGTACCAATGTCTCCTTTCAGGATGTCAGGATATGACACAAAGCGATAGACAAACTTCTGACCATTTACTTTCTTTATGATGTTCTGTAAGACAGAAAATAAGTGTAGAACTAGATATGTAAGTTCATACTTTCAGTAACTGACatcaaaggcaaaaaaacaaaacaagaaaaaagcacaTGGAGAGTAGGAACAAGATTCTCCCTCATGTACTGTGTCTTACCAGCAGaagcagtcaaataaaaaaagtaagacCACAGAATAGCTGTGTGCATGGGACAGCTCTGTCATTCCTGTCTATACCAAACTAGTAGCCACTAATGCTGCAGCCAAACATACCAGAGCAACCCAGCCCAGAACGCCCACAGGGTCAGGCAGTGCGTCTGCCAAACCACAAGTAGAGTGGGAGACAGACAGCACTCTTTCCACACGTTACTGAGCAGTACACTTTGTGAGATGCAATTAAGTTGCATTTCGCTATTTTCTTTAGTCTTTGGCGCAGCTGTTGTGTCTCTAACGGctacttcaaaataaatgcagttaTGCAACAGAGAGGCATCATGTAATTTGTTGAGTTGTAACTGATGTCTGAGCTCCTATATATAATTTATGTCAGGATGCTGCACCATCTGATCAAATTCACATAATTTCCAATCATTTGGAATCTGGGAAAAAATTTTGTAAATCTTTTCCCAGTTCATTTCAAGGCCATGTAAATAGTTTATCCTTCAAAACTAATTTACAAAGAAAGCAGGGAAAATCTGTGTTTGCCTCCGAATAGGCTAATGGGTGTGAATGTGGATGGTCTGTGATATACTGGAAACCTTACCATTGTGTTCTGTGCCTCCTAATTTCAGCTTGGATTGACTCCTCTCAGGACCCTCAAAGGATAAGCAGTATAGCTAATGTGTTGAATGGAAGATGTTCCTCAGGACACAAATCAATTTGTCCTCCCCCCACATCCTATCTTACAAATTCAGTTTGAAGGGTTGAAACCATGGGAACAAGAATAAAATAGGATTTGGAAACAACCATGAATGGTCTAACGGTTTACACAACTGAAAGACAACATGTGGTTATACTTAACATGTGGAGGTGAGTCCTAAATGTGTAACAAGAAAATATCTTAAGACTTTAAACACAAGGCAGCTACTTCCAATCTAGAAGAACTGCTGCAGGGGAAGAGTTCATTTAGGCTTACCTTGTCATAGTAGTATCTGAGGGCTCTGCTGAGTTTGTCATAGTTCATATTGGGCTTGTTCTTACGGGCACCCCATAACCGGGCCACTTCCTCAGCCTGCAGAAGCTTGAACTCTCCTTCCTCGTTGGTCCAGCAGATGAGTTGCTCATTACTAGAATCCaaaaggagctggagaaggaacTGCCACAGGGTGACAGAGTTGTCCATGTCTCTCACTGTTGGTAGGGAGGAGAAATTTGATCAGACTTGTGAACAAACAAGCttctcacaaaacaaaacactatggAATTTCAAAAAGTCATGGAAAATATCACCCTTGGGTATACTGCTGGAAGTCAGTTCAATTTATTCTGACAATTATTTTGTGATTGAAGTGTTGTAAATTAGTTCTTCATGTAACCATTTGCCTCCTTTGGGTGATCAACCAGAGAATATGCGTTAACTGCAACAACCCACAATATGTAAATGCCAAACAGTTACACAGACATTAAAAGAGAAACCTACACTGCCAAAAGCACCAATACCTGTTTTAAAGACTAAGGTATCCCTGTGCCTGATAGGCTGACTTGCCTGACCTAAACCCCATCAAAGATCTATGGGGTATTGTGAAGACTGGGTGGGGACACAGAGAGGCAACCTTGGCTTCCATAACACCTCAGCAGTGCTATACACTGATCACTTCCATGCCATGCCGCATGGCTGCAGTCATTCATGCAAAAGGAGACCCAACCAAGTATTGAGTACTGTATATGTTCATACTTTTTAATAGTCCAACACGTATTCAtccattaattcatcttctgttgcttatccatttccaggtagcaggggttgctggagccaagcCCAGCTcccattgggcgagggcagggtacacccaggacaggtcaccagtccatcaaagggtcaacacacagacgAAGAgacaactactcacactcacacacacaacggacaatttagagtcaccaactaacctGAGCATGCATGTCTTAGGATGGTGCGAGGAAACCAGAATACCCgggggaaacccacgcaagcaccCACATGCAAAcctcacacagaaaggccccaggtaGGGAAACAAACCATTTggttgtgaggcaacagcacaaaccactaTACCGCAGTGCTGCCTGTAGTTCAATAtttctgtgtaaaaatattattttattgtttttttaaaattggttattttcaaattcaaattttctgaAGTACAGAATTTTGAGTTTTCATTAGCTTttatcaaaattaaaataaataaaatacaattacaaatacaattttgaattgaatcaaataaatcaactttttgaTGATATTCTAATTTATTGAGATGTCCCATATAATGTATATCATAATATTATGTTTCAATCATGGTGATGTGGTTtattatatatttctatttcagTATACATTATTTACAGCATCTGTCACCAACTGAGGTTCACCATGAAACACTGCCGTCACTTCATTGCATTCAAGCGGAGCAAAAAGCACAGAACACAATAGGCTACAGCAGCACATCATGACATACACCACAGGCACGCAGCCAGTACTCAGTAGTAGGCTAGGCATTGACCAAGTAGGTTTTAGCTGCTACATGTGTACTCTAGCAGTAATACAACGTAAAATGAACAAGCTTCCACAAGTCATAATAAAGCAGATGAAATGGTTaataagaaagaagaaactaaTTCTGTTTGTGGAAGTCCGAAGATCGGGCAAACTTCAGGTTTCAGTGTGCTGCCAAATGTGCCAGAGTGGTGCTGACAAGTAGCAGGACCGCAACAAATCTGTCCAAATCTGAGGCAGTTCACCTCCAGAGAATATTCTCTGAGCCTGAAGATGAGGCACCACAAGACGTTTAAGCCAGCCTCTCCCTAAAACACTGGCCCTACCCCACACGTTTGTATTTTGGCTCACTCTTTTTCCTGTAATAACTCTGAGCACTTTTCATATTCTTTATCTTGGCTGTAGCTGGACACCCTGTttacacaataataaaataatcagccTATTTAGTATTTTAAAGTTAGTTGAAAGAATTCATATCTAAACTTATGGTTTATTTTTAGAGAAGGTTTCTTGGActtattttttctgaatttgtaGATCTACAGAACACCATGggcatgaaatatgaaatatctcTCATATTCTCAGGTAAAGAATGCTACATAAGAATCAAAATATCATTCAGGGATTATAAACCTGATATAGGCAGGGATATTTGCTGGTATTAATCACAATTGGTGGTGAGACAACTAGTTCAAAAATGGCaaactatttaaataaaaagtgctGAATAAAACAGTCTTTTACATATTCTTGTGTTTTACTGTATTGTTTCAGGTAGGTAACAAACCCACATCTGGTGCATCCTTTGATGTTTTTGAGGGGCTTTGCTGCAGCCTTTGCAGCTTTTTTCAGCCCGGCATCCTACGCAGAGATTAAAGGCAATGAACTAGTGGAACGCCCACACAGATTATTTTCACTTGTGCGTGCATGCATAAACATGCTTGATTGACAACTGCCTAACACACTTTTTGCACTCGCCAGGAATGGAACAACATTTAATTACTTTTACTCTGTCAGAGGATTACTAGTATAGCAGATTCAACATGAAAAGAGCTCTCATCAGTAGGATGACACAAtagggaaaacatttaaatatactGCAATTATAGTGGcagagagcagcacagcagcatagtggttagtgctgttgcctcacaacaaaaaggttgcaggttcagttctctggcctggggcctttcagtgtggagtttgcatgttctctctgtttccacCCACAGagcaaagacatgcatttttgGGTTAGTTtgagactctaaattgtctgtttgtctgagtgtgagtgtaagtataagtggttgttggtctctgtgtgttggccctgtggtggactggtgacctgttcagggtgtacccccccctctcgcccaatgtgagctgggactggctccagcacccccgcaacgcagaaacggataagcagttgaagatgaatgaataaatgcatgttGCCAGATAGTGAGATTGTCATAAGCACTCTCTCATTTTCAACCACTAagggtcacgggggtgctggagccaattgcAAGCCCATGTTCCAGACGAGGGCAGTGCAaaccctggaaaggtcaccagtctaGCACAAGGCCAATGCGTACAGACATACAAACTCTCACATTCAGACCAAAGGGTACTtaagagtcaccaatcaacttagacattcatgtctttggactatgAACATGTTAACTCCACCCTGAAAGGcctccaggcctgggaatcaaacccatgaccttcttgcgttgaggcaacagtgctaatcactatCCCACAATGCTGCCTTTTTCCTAAGCAAGTGTAGTTAAAGTTGTAATGGTTGTttctgcatttaattttcagtaGTAAGTACTACAATGTTGATTTGTCGGGTCTTGGACTAGAGCGACCAAAATCAGTCGTAATGTAGAACATtgataaaaaaatctgttgactTGTGAATCAAAAAACTCTGTTGCACGATAATTACATAAACATATACTTGCTTTTTTGTAACTGCAATGCACTACTGGAATTGGTGGGGGCAGTATCGTGTCTGCTGTTTGTACTGTGCACAGCATCAAAGAACAACATGTAAAGGTTGGCTGGAACATTTCGCAGTGAAGACAGAGCAAATGGGGTTAAATGCAAACTCTGTAAAGTGTAGCTGCCACATCATGGCAGCATTACAGCGACATATGAGAACCTCAAACAAGAGCAGCCAGGGGCTGTGGTATCTAACGTTACATGAACTTCAGATCATTCAGACCTAGCAAGATTTCAGTTAggatggactttttttttttttttacttttatggaAATGACTGTCATTTTAAGCCTTAGAGTCCCTTCACGAAATGCAATTTTGCAACTGTAACTGGCAATAATTgacagaaattcaaactccaCAATATTTGTGAAAGCttgcaatttattattttttttgtgattttactgctccaaataaataaataaaattttaacaaCTACATTACAACTCTGCAAATTGCAACATAACTAATGAGGACCAACCTACAAAACCAGCATTTTGGAGGACAACAACAGATTCTAGAGGGGCTGACAACATCCAAAAGGCCGGTTAACTTCTGAATTCTGCTATTTGTGGCTACATACTTGtcaattatatttttgtttaaagaCTAAGTGCACTTcagttttgtattatttaattaattaatttgtatATATTGTGATCACAATCATACTTTGTCTAAAATACATGTTTCAGAGTCactattttaatttgaaaatatttatcaaCTAATCCCAAAAATAGTCAATAGATTAGtgtacaacaaaaataattgttaGGTGCAGCCCCACCTAACACCTATATTTGCTATATACCAAGGCTATTTCTGTAGCATTACATTGGTTATGGTGCTAAAGATGTACaacaataaaatttttaaaacaaatacagctCATCCTTTGATATCACATTTGGCTATACggcacttttcttttgttttgggtttgtgtgtctgtgtgtgtgtgtttaggacAAACACTTGCTGGTTAATCTCTCGAGTATATCAAAAATGGCAAATTCAATCTTTGCAATTACAATCTTTCCTGACTGTCAACTCAATGGAATATACTTCTGAGGTGACacataaagagagagaagagaaaagtaATAGGTTCGTCTTTTCACCTGAGGACAGACTTCCTGctgataaaaacagatgttcGGTTGGAGTGTTCATGCTATTAGCATCAATGACAGTGATCCCAAAGCTGAGGCTAGGTATAAATGTCGGTAATGAGAGTGGATTTTACAGAACCGTCAAAGACTAGATATTAGAAGGCATGTACAACTTCAGAACTTTGTAAATATGTTTATCAGAATTTCTCTGCATCCAGCCAGTCTGAGGTTGTATGAGATGGAAGAGGGGAAAGCGTACTTCCCGAGGCTTCAGTGATTGCTGGAGCTGGAGTTTGCCAAGGCCACTACTAAAGGGGCAGGCAATATTCTGCTTTTCACCAAAGTTTCCTTCGGTCTGTTTAGCAGTGTTGATGGAAACCCTTTTCATAAATCTAACACTTTATGTAATACCAACGCCATCTTATACTATCATGCTATCATGAGTAATCAAATCTTTAACTAGCTGtatacatttaaatactttgtaaACTGGAAATCTGATAGCTAATTAGATTTTGACACATTTGCGTCAATACTGATGAAGTACACTGCTTTGATATTCAGCCCCCAAAAAGCTGTTTTATCCTTCCTACaatggtatgtttttttttattaacaggacaaataaacaacaagGCACCTTATTTAAAacattgtgtatatatatatatatatatatatatatatatatttccagtttacaaagtatttaaatgtataCAGCTAGTTAAAGATTTGATTACTCATGATAGCAATTAATTTGGAAAGCTAATAAATAGGATCATCTGCaacaatttgaaatattaattgaaAGACTGAAAAAGATGTAACTGATTCAAGGTATTCAATAAGGACCAATAACTACATTGTCAACATCCCGTGGTATTTAACCTAGTGTCAATTAACACAGATCATATAGTAGTCCTgcaatcaacaaaaaaaaggcagtgtCATCATTTACACGTTTGAGTCTGATGTGGTTAGTTGGTCAGctaaaataaacagctgaaCCTTGGGCAATTGTAACTCACCAATGGACTCGTATATTTACAAGCATGATGAAAATTCTATGTGATTTCTAAGGTagaggggcagcacagcggcatacTCATTAGCGAtgttgccccaaaacaagaaggtcacaAAAGTAGACTTAGTCCCTACATCCCACCAGGTACCCATAAGGCCATTGAGGAGAAGCGCCCTTTGTATCTGTCAACTGTGATAACCTCACAAAAGCGTGTGTGGTGCGCCAGCGCACTGTGATGGAACATGGATGAACTGAACAGATACTGTTTCTTGAAGATTGCTGACTCTTGGCCCAAACCCTCCATAATCACCCAATTTACTGCACACATTTTAAGAGTTCTGCTTGGGCGTAGTCCAGCACCCTCACTTCTCTTGCAGCTGTAGAAATAagcattgttttaaatcatgcCTTTATTCCAGGATTATTTGACCAAGCATACAACCCATTCATATGACCATGAAAATGGGATTGGTTGGCAATGGTATACAGCCCATGTACAAAGGTTTTGTCATATTGCTTTCAGAAGCCACACACTTTTATTCAAtagtcatttcattttctactgTGGGTGTGTTTTGCTGGGTTTCATATGATCTGTTTTTCCTCAATTTTAAAGACTGATTCGGACTTTCGCAGTCTCTCTAACTATCAATATGTGTATGAGTGAATAAGCTTCTTATGGAAGAGTAAATGTCCCCTGACTCAGTCAGCGTACtctcatgtctgtctctctctctctcacacactcacactcacactctcacacacacacacaatctgtccCACATTGTCATGTCAAAATTTGTGATATCAGGAGATAAAATAGGGCAACAGCATCAAATCTACGGGGCAGAATTAGCGATTCCCAGTGGACATTATGTATGATAACGTAACAGCAAACGTTATCTCCGGAGCACAGAGATAACGTCGGCTCGGTCAAATCAGAGCGACCGTGGTTTATCCGTGAGACACGGACTGCCTGGTACTGCCAAACAGTTAGCCCGGCTCCCACACAGAGCAACTTAAAAGACCACTTGTTGATGGCCAATGTTAGTTTGTTTCCTGGCGCTGCGGACTAATAACCATCCTCCGACTATTTCAAGTTGGAGGATGGGGCTCAAATGCCGCTGCCATGTTTGACGTGTGGGTAAACAgtggaggaaacaaacaaaccgagGCATTCCCGTCTGTCAGCTAACTTGCATTAGCTCTGAGCTAGCTTCACGTTAGCTTGTTTGCTAACATTACCTCGCTCGTGGAGCCCGCGGAATTTCCAAGTCGTCTAGCCACGTCCAAATATtcccaaaacattttctggAAAGCTTTTTATACTGCCATAGCCCAGGAAACAAGTTTCAGACGGCCCGTCAAGGAAATACCGAAACACAGAATGCATTAAACTGCCTTTGGCTTGTAGTGACGATATATCCTTTGAACAGGAAATATTGTTGCATTCAAGGCACCTCGTACTAATCCACGTTGCGTCTTTTCAAGAgtgctttgtttctcttttgtgagTTAATGGCTATTCGTTTGaatctaaaatatttataattaacAGCTGCTTTTTGGGACAACGTGGAAGTGTAAAAGTTGGCGGTAGTAATACATTTTAGGACTATCATTACCAgattattaagaaaaaaaaatacacaaacaccaaaacatagaatatttgaatttatattttaatttattacaCTAGGCCAAATAAAATACTTTCCCCCAACAATTTTTAATAGATTATGCGTTTTGCATGGTTTTATATTCGCCGTTACAAATTAAAATCTCCAGTGACAGAAAGCCTCCAATATTTAGCGCCACTCTGTAAGAAGATCCAAATTCCGATGCTCAAGACAGCTATAAATGTACCATAAAACTAAGACTGATGTCATTTCCTCCCTCGTTTCTTTttactgttgtgtgtctgaagttGTGGAAACTTTACCACAAAGCCGCAAAACTCCTCCACAGAAATACACACGTATGGTGTCTCCAAATGTACCTGCTGTTTATTTCTCTAATATTGGCATCTAGTTTACGATGTGTTGCCGCCAATCCGAACATGAACAGTAGTATAAGAGATCAAAATAATGATATGAATTAAAACccatttgaatttgatttcaCAAGTTCTAAAATATATCAATACAGTGCCAATGAAGGCgcttttaaatttatttatgttttcgAAGAAGATTTCCAAGAGGGAAAATATTATTGGCAGTGTATTGCCTGTCCAGTATATACCTACATTATATTTCCTCTCAGCACTGTGTTTATGATTTATAGCCTATCGCAACATGCATTGGGCTAAAAGCCAAGCTACCAGTCTCACATGGGTTATCACACACATAAGGCTTGCCCCACCATCTCAAAATGACATACgtatatatgcatatacatatacatgcacatgcatattTTATGCCCGctccaaaaacacatttaactggctttctttttttctctctcatagAAATTGTGCTTAGAATTTCTATAATAAGACCATGCTGATAAACAGCTTTGTGGATACAACTACTGTGGCTACACGTGCACACAACAGAATGCAGTAGGATTAAGTTTAAAATTTCAGGTTTCTATTACATGTATACAAATGAGTTCACTGAATTTTATGACGTAATATCCATACGTGGCAAGGCTGCTTTTACTGCCTAGTGAGAAGATCATCCATCACAGCTGCATCTACATTCAAATTGAGAGATGTTTTCATATCAATTGCATTGTGACGGATGTTGGTATTTGGCTATTTTCAAATATATCTGAATGcaataaacatttaatttactatttaatgaaaataactaAGATGTGAAAATCCAATGCAAATGAGGTGTCAAACTAATCACTGGTTTCTTTTCCCTATACATTTTAAAGTTATGCTTGCTAtactgatttttgtttttcttttttttaatgtggccTTCAGtagaaaatgtatgtttttagtTTAACCCCTAAATGGCCACATTCTCAAGCTAGCACAAACCAACTCTCACCAAATTTTAGTTTAATATATTGCACATTTATCTGGACTGAAAGAGAGCAATCGTGCAGCTGAATTGAGCTTCACCATGTTTTAAACACAGGTTAACTGCAAGGATGCCCACACTTTTGTACTTAATGGCATCCCATCAGAACACAAAATCCTAATGGCAGTCTAAAAACATCAACTCAACTAAACAGCTCTTGATGTGATGTGGTGAAAGACGTGAGGGGGATTATTTATGAGCTGTTCTGCTGGACTAACTCACTGACTAAGCCATGTCTGCAACTTCAACAGTGGGCGGAACATAAAATCTGAATGTCtaaaatcacaaattaaatCAGCTTGACAAAGTTTTACACGAGAATGCGTAAAACTCTGGTTCTCTGATTATTTCCTCGTCTTTCATGTTTGCCTGAATGTGTAATGTAAGTTGTGTTAACAAAAATTGTCAAGACAAACCCAGATTGAAAAAAAAGTAGCATTTATAGCTTTGACTGCCAGCAGGTAAGATTTGCCCCTAAACAGAACACGTTGATCTTACAGCTATTAATTTTGATGGTATACATTGAAATTTTATGTTCCTGTGGCAGCTCAATGGTGAACCTTGAACCCTAAAAAAAGAGTCTGATGGCGGGGAATTTTCAGGGCTCACTGTTGAACTTGGATCTGACAGTCATTTTCTGAAGTTGTTTGGGGTTCAGGTAACATTAGCAGAGACAATCACAGGTAGTCCAGTCCCAATTTACAAACCCCAATTCCAATGAAGTTGGGGcgtgtaaaatgtaaataaaaacagaatacaatGAGTTACAAATCCTGAAAATATTCACTCGTTTTGAATTTGATTCGTGCAACACGTTCCAATAAAGCTGGGACAGGGGTATGTTTACTACTGTGTTACAACACCTTTCCTTCTGACAACTCCCAATAAGCGTTTTGGGAACTGAGAACACTAAATTTTGAAGCTTTGTAGGTGGAATTCTTTCTCATTCTTGCTTGATGTATGACTTCAGTTGTTCAACAGTCCAGGGTCTCTGTTGTCATATTTTGCGCTTCATAATGCGCCACACATTTTCAATGGGCTACAGGTCTGGACTGCAGGCACGCCAGTCTAGTACCTGTACTCTTTTACAATGAAGCCACGCTGTTGTAACACGTGCAGAATGTGGCTTGgcattgtcttgctgaaataAGCAGGGGCGTCCCTGAAAAAGACGTTGCTTGGATGGCAGCATGTGTTGCTCCAAAACCTGGATGCACCTTTCAGCATTGATGGTGCCATCACAGATGTGTAAGTTACCCATGCCACACCCCTGTACCATCACAGATGCTGCCTTTTGAACTTTGCACTGATAACAATCTGGATggtctttttcctcttttgcccGGAGGACACAACATCCATGATTTCCAACAACAAATTTGAAATGTGGACTCATCAGACCACAGCACACTTTTCCACTTTGCGTCTGTCCATTTCAAGTGAGCTAGGGCCCAGAGAAGGCGGCAGCGTTTCTGGATGGTGTTGATGTATGGCTTTTGCTTTGCATGGTAGAGTTTTAACTTGCACTTGTAGATGTAGCGACAAACTGTGTTAACTGACAATGGTTTTCTGAAGTGGCCCTGAGCCCAAATGGTAAGATCCTTTACACAACGATATTGGTTTTTAATGCATCGCCGCCGGAGGGAATAGAAGGTCACGGGGATTCAATGTTGGTTTTCGGCTTTGCCACTTATGTGTAGAAAGTTCTCCAGATTCTCTGAATCTTTTGATTATATTATGGAGATGAAGAAATCCCTAAATTCCTTGCAATTGAACGTTGAGAAACACTGTTCTTAAACTGTTGGACTTCGGCAGTTGTTCACAAAGTGGTGATCCTCGCCTCATCTTTGCTTGTAAACAGCTGAGCCTTTTGGGGATGTTCCTTTTATACCCAATCATGACACTCACCTGTTTCCAATTAACCTGTTCACCTGTGGAATGTTCCAAACAGGTATTCTTTGACCATTCATCAACTTTATCAGTCTTTTGTTGCCTCTGTCCCAGCTTTTTTGAAACGTGTTGCAGGCATCCATTTCAAAACTAGTGaatatttgcacaaaaacaataaagtttATCAGTTTGAACATTAAACGTCTTGTCTTTGTAGTGTATTCAATTGAATAGAGGTTGAAGAGGATTTGCAAATCattgtattctgtttttatttacattttacacaacatCGCAACTTCATTGGAATTGGGGTTTGTACTTTTATCCCTGATGTTTTATGATCCCTGTTTTATTTGGTTCTTTGTCTGTTGATCTTTTTCCGTGTTGCTGGGTTGTCGttgatgtatttttatttttttttttacattttctttggaGTGCCTTGTTTCATCAATGAAAAAactgctatacaaataaagttatCGTTATTTTATAGTAATATTGTGAGTTGCATATAGGGGAATACAATTAGCATTTAATTGAATAGCAAGCGTGATAGACAAATCAAACTTACCTTCTGAGAAAATCAATAAATTCTCAAGGCGGGGAAAATTTATATTATTGTTACAGTTTTACAGTGTCCTCTAGTGGCTTAGTGTTAAAAGGCCCTTTTTCACAGGTTACATATTAGCAAGAATTTACAGCTGCATGCTTGTGTTAGTGCAGCAAAATGTCTGCTTTGATCTTGACTCTGTTTTAAAGCACACAGTCAGCTGCTTTGGAGGGAGGCGGGACTTGTATTT
It contains:
- the elk4 gene encoding ETS domain-containing protein Elk-4 codes for the protein MDNSVTLWQFLLQLLLDSSNEQLICWTNEEGEFKLLQAEEVARLWGARKNKPNMNYDKLSRALRYYYDKNIIKKVNGQKFVYRFVSYPDILKGDIGTRTEGGDVGGGIPLLTRRDSTVQEGESGDRAKVGGNTAALGSSTKQSSRNDYIHSGLYTSFTLNSLQNGRQLFKSIKIENPAEKMADKRGSNATPQSQEALPQSQQPTALPSVIKFGNTPPKPAPALPPQVAIEPTLMSNNSEPLQAPPSRAEDISTHSLPPQSVYSFEHIRPSEPTFSLTDLTSASSSPSLVPDSTQELVIDSDIDSGSSQPADLQAPEPTATQAQEKVDNDIGLAGDEISLVDTETSSSSVSSCTKVSTQSSGKMRKLPKILQISPPTLLVTTSDFSPMNLCSPSLPTASLTPAMLQTPTLLLTPSPLLSNIHFWSTLSPVAPLSPATRRQGAHLFQFPSVLTPQFQIPVHSMDGTNTPGPISPDLQKT